TTCAGATTTGGCTCAACCTTCCCAAAGCTGATAAATTTGTAGAGCCTCACTTTAAAATGTTATGGCACGAAGACATCCCTGTAATCGATGAAGGTAATGCTCAGATAAAGGTGATAGCGGGAAATTACAGAGGAACCCAAGCCAATGAACCTGCACCTAATTCATGGGCGACCAATCCAGAAAATGAAGTCGCCATTTGGAACATTCATGTAGACGCCAATAGTGAATTTAAAGTACCAAAAGCAAATTCGGAAGTAAGCAGGACACTCTATTTTTATGAAGGTTCCGAAATCTACTTTGGTGACCGAAAAATCAACCCTAATTTTGGGATTCTATTGAATGCATCACAGGATGTTACCATTAAAATTGGGGAAAAGAAGGCTCATTTTCTTATGTTACAGGGAAAGCCAATCGATGAGCCTGTTGCCAAATACGGACCTTTTGTAATGAATACACAAGCAGAGATACAACAAGCTATGGAAGAATACCAACTTACCCAATTTGGTGGATGGCCATGGCCCCATGCTGACAATGTTCATGATAAAGAAAAAGGACGTTTTGCTAAATATCCAGATGGAACATTAGTTGAAAAATAAATGAAACTTACGCTAAAATTGGCTGCAATCTATAATGTGATTTGGGGTGCTTGGGTCGTTTTATTCCCGAATCATTTCTTTGAGCTCGTAGGCATGGAACCACTTAATCATCCTATGGTGTGGCAAGGCATGGGCATGGTAATAGGGGTTTACGGATTAGGCTATTGGTGGGCTTCCTATGATCTTATGCGACATTGGCCTATCGTAGCTGTTGGATTTCTTGGTAAAATATTCGGGCCTTTGGGATTTCTGTTCAACTATATCCAAGACATCGTCCCTTTTGAGTTCATTTATACCCTCATAACCAATGATTTTATCTGGTGGATTCCTTTCTTTCTAATTTTGAAAAAAGTTCATACAGATTACAAGTGGAAGCTAACGTAATGAAAAGGATTTTCTTCTATGCATTTGTTGTTTTCTATTTCCTCGCAGGTATCTATCATTTTGTAAATCCTGAATTTTATTACAGCCTTATTCCAGATTATCTTCCTTTTCCCAAGTTGTTGAATGCTGTAAGTGGCCTTTCAGAAATAACCTTTGGAGTTTTAGTCCTGTTTTCCAAAACAAGAAAAATTGGGGGTTATGTAATTATACTACTTCTTTTGCTATTTATACCTTCACACATTTATTTCATACAAACAGGTTCCTGTGCTGATAACAGTTTGTGCGTTTCACCTTGGATTTCATGGTCGAGATTATTAATAATACATCCCTTGCTCCTATTTTGGGCCTGGTGGATTTCTCAATTAAAACTACATAATGAAATTTGAATTGATACGTCTATTATTCGATTTTGGTTTGCTCGTACTCATTTGGATGGTACAGCTCATTATCTATCCTAGTTTCATTTTTTATGAGAAAACGGACTTGATTAAATGGCATCAAGTCTATGTTAAACGTATTTCGTATGTAGTGATTCCCTTACTATTTGGGCAATTGTTTGTTAGCCTATGGCAGATTTATACGTTTGCGTCCATATACACCTTTGGGAGTTTTGCTTTAATAATTTTTGCATGGATTTCCACATTTACGCAGTTTGTGCCAATGCATAACAAAATCTCATCAGCAAAATTCGATGAGAAGCTTTTACAACGTCTTAAAAATTGGAATTGGTTGCGAACGGCACTATGGTCTTGCGTTTTCTTCTGGACCGCAATAGAAGTTTTTATACACGCGTAATATCTGCCCCAATCGCTCTTAAACGTTCATCTATATTCTCATAACCTCGGTCAATCTGCTCAATATTATGAATGGTGGAGACACCCTTCGCAGAAAGTGCTGCTATTAAAAGGGAAACCCCTGCCCTAATATCTGGCGATACCATTGTGGTCGCCTTCAAGGTAGACTTAAAATTATGGCCTATCACTGTAGCACGGTGGGGATCGCATAAAATAATCTTTGCGCCCATGTCTATCAACTTATCTACAAAAAAGAGTCGGCTTTCGAACATTTTTTGGTGAATGACGACTTCTCCTTTAGCTTGAATGGCCACAACTAGCAAAATACTCAATAAGTCCGGTGTTAATCCAGGCCAAGGCGCATCTGCAATAGTGAGTATAGAACCATCTATATAATTCTGCACCTCATATCCTTTCTCATGCATGGGGATATAAATATCGTCTCCCTTTCGCTCTATTTGTATTCCCAGTTTTTGAAACGCATTGGGTATTTGTCCCAAATCGTCCCAACTTGCGTTTTTAATGGTCAGTTCGCTTCGGGTCATTGCCGCCAACCCGATCCAGCTACCGATTTCAATCATATCCGGTAACATGGTATGGGTTGTCCCACCTAATGATTCCACTCCTTCAATGGTCAAGAGGTTAGAACCGATTCCAGTGATTTTTGCCCCCATCCTATTCAACATCTTACATAGTTGTTGCAGATAAGGTTCACAGGCGGCGTTATAAATTGTCGTTGTTCCCTCTGCCAATACAGCTGCCATTAGTATGTTCGCCGTTCCCGTGACCGAAGCTTCGTCCAAAAGCATATAAGTACCTTTCAGCTTTTCCGCTTCTACACCATAAAAGTATTCTTCCCTATTGTATCTAAACTTTGCCCCAAGTTTTATAAAACCTTCAAAATGGGTATCTAAACGCCTTCGGCCTATTTTATCGCCACCCGGTTTTGGAATGTAGCCTTTCCCAAATCGAGCTAACAGAGGGCCTACCAACATAATGGAACCTCTAAGTCCTCGACCATCTTGTTTAAACTGGTCAGATTGTAAATAGTCCAAATTGACATCATCCGCTTTGAAAGTATAGGAACCTTTTCCTTTCTTTTGAATTTTGACCCCCAAATCTTCCAATAGGGCAATCAATTTATTCACATCTATGATATCTGGAATATTATTGATCGTAATCTCTTCGCTTGAAAGTAATACGGCACAAAGAATCTGTAGTGCTTCGTTCTTTGCTCCCTGAGGTGTAATTTCACCGTGTAACTGGTGACCACCCTCTATCCGAAATGTTCCCATGTATTCCTTTGGAATTTAATACCTTTTTTTACCTCTGTTGTTACGTTGTCCCTTTTTATTATGACTACCACCACCACTTCTATTGGATTTAGCGAGGCGATTCTTAAGAAATTGTCCACTATCGGTCAAACTCTCGCCTTTTGGGGCAAGGTCTATTTCCCCGTCGCTCAATTCTTTTAAGTGCGCAAAAATCGCTGAATCTTCAACTGTGTCCTTGTTCCAATTCAGGTAACACTTTTTCATGTGGTTGGCAATGGCATATTCCAATCCAGAGCGCATATCTCCTTTTTCCCATTTAATGGCAACATCTATCATTCGTTTGATGTTGTTTCCATAAAACCGATACTTTGGATGGTTTTGCGGATATTCCAAAGGTTCAGGTCGCTGCTGTAAAACTTCTTGTGGTGTAATAGGGAATGGTGAATCAACATCCAATTTAAAATCGGACATAATAAAAAGTTGATCCCACAACTTGTGCTGAAAATCCGCAACATCACGCAAATGGGGCTGTAGATTGCCCATTACACTGATAATGGATTGCGCAACTTTGTTTCGTTCTTCTTTATCGGCTATGGAAACAGCATGGTCTACCATTTTCTGGAAATGGCGTCCGTATTCAGGAATTATAAGCTTGGGCCGCTCCGTATTATATTCTAAATTTTCTACTAGATTCAAATTAAAAAGGGTTTATTGAAATTAAATTAATGGGAAGTCTTTCCACTAACGCGTGCAAAATACTAAAATTATGGCAATTGTAGGTTTTATAAGGAAATTACTCCTTCAACACCGGAAACTTCTTTGTACTTGGCAATAACCTCATCTGGACTATTTAGAAGTACCGTAATCGAAACACTCGTGTACGTACCTTTTTTGGATTGTTTTGATTCTATGACCGCTCCGGCCATATTAAATATGTTGGTGATTTGGTCAATTTTCTCTTTATCCGTTGGCACGATAAACTTGTACAGATAATTGGAAGGCCATTTTGTATTCTCTAATAACTGTTCTTTAAGCCTAGCATAAAATGCATCGGATTCTTCCTTCTCCATACGTTTGTTTTGTACAAATATATGGGTTAGCGTACAATTTTTTTTCCTTCTGTGTATTTCATTACTTTGTGTTGATAAATATTAACGGTTGAGCACAAAAAAAGTAGTAATTACGGGAGCGCCCGGAACCGGAAAAACCTCAATAATCAATGATTTGGAAAGTAAGGGTTTTCACTGCTTCCATGAGATTATACGAGATATGACTTCTGAAGCGAAAATGAACGGTGAATCCAATGAATTCATATCCAATCCATTGTTGTTTGTTGATGATGCCATGCAGTTTAACAAGGACTTATTATACGGAAGAGCCAAACACCATGAAGAATCACAGCGCCTAAACGTTACT
The nucleotide sequence above comes from Flagellimonas sp. HMM57. Encoded proteins:
- a CDS encoding pirin family protein yields the protein MSNAILQTIPLGFPWQTQDPFLFCVYHLDHYPKGNEDMGPDPILLEGRNLGNDFTIKDGWRMYHGQTIPGFPYHPHRGFETITIVNKGYCDHSDSLGAAGRFGEGDTQWMTAGRGVQHSEMFPLLNTDNDNPLELFQIWLNLPKADKFVEPHFKMLWHEDIPVIDEGNAQIKVIAGNYRGTQANEPAPNSWATNPENEVAIWNIHVDANSEFKVPKANSEVSRTLYFYEGSEIYFGDRKINPNFGILLNASQDVTIKIGEKKAHFLMLQGKPIDEPVAKYGPFVMNTQAEIQQAMEEYQLTQFGGWPWPHADNVHDKEKGRFAKYPDGTLVEK
- a CDS encoding alkyl hydroperoxide reductase, whose protein sequence is MKLTLKLAAIYNVIWGAWVVLFPNHFFELVGMEPLNHPMVWQGMGMVIGVYGLGYWWASYDLMRHWPIVAVGFLGKIFGPLGFLFNYIQDIVPFEFIYTLITNDFIWWIPFFLILKKVHTDYKWKLT
- the murA gene encoding UDP-N-acetylglucosamine 1-carboxyvinyltransferase; protein product: MGTFRIEGGHQLHGEITPQGAKNEALQILCAVLLSSEEITINNIPDIIDVNKLIALLEDLGVKIQKKGKGSYTFKADDVNLDYLQSDQFKQDGRGLRGSIMLVGPLLARFGKGYIPKPGGDKIGRRRLDTHFEGFIKLGAKFRYNREEYFYGVEAEKLKGTYMLLDEASVTGTANILMAAVLAEGTTTIYNAACEPYLQQLCKMLNRMGAKITGIGSNLLTIEGVESLGGTTHTMLPDMIEIGSWIGLAAMTRSELTIKNASWDDLGQIPNAFQKLGIQIERKGDDIYIPMHEKGYEVQNYIDGSILTIADAPWPGLTPDLLSILLVVAIQAKGEVVIHQKMFESRLFFVDKLIDMGAKIILCDPHRATVIGHNFKSTLKATTMVSPDIRAGVSLLIAALSAKGVSTIHNIEQIDRGYENIDERLRAIGADITRV
- a CDS encoding DUF4290 domain-containing protein, translated to MNLVENLEYNTERPKLIIPEYGRHFQKMVDHAVSIADKEERNKVAQSIISVMGNLQPHLRDVADFQHKLWDQLFIMSDFKLDVDSPFPITPQEVLQQRPEPLEYPQNHPKYRFYGNNIKRMIDVAIKWEKGDMRSGLEYAIANHMKKCYLNWNKDTVEDSAIFAHLKELSDGEIDLAPKGESLTDSGQFLKNRLAKSNRSGGGSHNKKGQRNNRGKKRY
- a CDS encoding DUF493 family protein, which encodes MEKEESDAFYARLKEQLLENTKWPSNYLYKFIVPTDKEKIDQITNIFNMAGAVIESKQSKKGTYTSVSITVLLNSPDEVIAKYKEVSGVEGVISL